One segment of Bacteroides caecimuris DNA contains the following:
- a CDS encoding GNAT family N-acetyltransferase, producing MEEIIKPVSKELLKAELTEDKRLRMTNKSNNQIYIITHQNAPNVMREIGRLREIAFRAAGGGTGLSMDIDEYDTMEHPYKQLIVWNPEAEEILGGYRYLLGTDVRFDEKGAPVLATSHMFHFSDTFIKEYLPQTIELGRSFVTLEYQSTRAGSKGLFALDNLWDGLGALTVVMPNVKYFFGKVTMYPSYHRRGRDMILHFLKKHFYDKEKLVTPIEPLQLETSEDELNTLFCKSSFKEDYKILNCEIRKLGYNIPPLVNAYMSLSPTMRMFGTAVNYEFGDVEETGILIAVDEILEDKRIRHIQTFIESHPDALRLSSCEGEEVFTPKVVTPQADCSR from the coding sequence ATGGAAGAGATTATTAAACCGGTAAGCAAAGAACTGCTGAAGGCAGAATTGACGGAAGACAAACGCTTACGAATGACGAATAAGAGTAATAATCAGATTTATATTATTACCCATCAAAATGCTCCTAATGTGATGAGAGAAATTGGTCGTTTGCGTGAAATAGCTTTCCGTGCTGCTGGTGGAGGAACAGGTCTGTCGATGGATATCGATGAATATGATACGATGGAGCATCCTTATAAGCAGTTGATCGTATGGAATCCGGAAGCGGAAGAAATTCTGGGTGGTTACCGGTATCTGCTTGGTACGGACGTGCGTTTTGATGAAAAAGGTGCTCCGGTTCTGGCAACTTCCCACATGTTTCATTTTTCTGATACTTTTATTAAAGAATACTTGCCGCAGACAATTGAACTGGGACGTTCGTTTGTTACGCTTGAATATCAGTCTACCCGTGCAGGAAGCAAAGGATTGTTTGCTTTAGATAATCTATGGGATGGGTTGGGAGCGTTGACCGTGGTTATGCCGAATGTGAAATATTTCTTTGGCAAGGTGACCATGTATCCTAGCTATCATCGTCGTGGCCGAGATATGATACTTCATTTCCTTAAGAAGCATTTTTACGACAAAGAGAAACTTGTTACTCCGATTGAACCTCTGCAACTTGAGACTTCCGAAGACGAGTTGAACACATTGTTCTGCAAGAGTTCTTTTAAAGAGGACTATAAGATATTGAATTGCGAAATCCGTAAATTGGGCTATAATATTCCTCCGTTGGTAAATGCATATATGAGCTTAAGCCCTACGATGCGTATGTTCGGAACAGCTGTCAATTACGAGTTCGGTGATGTGGAAGAAACCGGTATCCTGATTGCTGTAGACGAAATTCTTGAAGATAAACGGATTCGACACATCCAGACGTTTATTGAAAGCCATCCGGATGCGTTGAGATTGTCTTCTTGTGAAGGGGAAGAGGTGTTTACGCCTAAAGTCGTTACACCGCAGGCAGACTGTTCCCGTTAA
- the dut gene encoding dUTP diphosphatase yields MNIQVINKSKHPLPAYATELSAGMDIRANLSEPITLEPMQRCLVPTGLYIALPKGFEAQVRPRSGLAIKKGITVLNSPGTIDADYRGEICVILVNLSSEVFVIEDGERIAQMVIAKHEQPVWQEVEVLDETERGAGGFGHTGV; encoded by the coding sequence ATGAATATTCAAGTTATCAATAAATCGAAGCATCCGCTTCCGGCTTATGCCACCGAATTGTCCGCAGGAATGGATATCCGCGCTAATCTTTCTGAACCTATCACACTGGAACCAATGCAGCGTTGTCTGGTTCCGACAGGATTGTATATCGCTCTGCCGAAGGGCTTTGAGGCGCAAGTTCGTCCACGTAGCGGGCTGGCGATAAAGAAAGGTATCACAGTACTTAATTCTCCGGGTACGATTGATGCGGATTATCGTGGAGAAATCTGTGTCATTTTAGTCAATCTTTCGTCCGAGGTTTTTGTTATTGAAGATGGCGAACGTATCGCGCAGATGGTGATAGCAAAGCACGAACAGCCTGTATGGCAGGAAGTGGAGGTGCTGGATGAAACGGAACGCGGAGCCGGTGGCTTTGGGCATACCGGAGTATGA
- a CDS encoding deoxyguanosinetriphosphate triphosphohydrolase, whose product MMNWKQLISAKRFGMEEFHEERQENRSEFQRDYDRLIFSAPFRRLQNKTQVFPLPGSVFVHNRLTHSLEVASVGRSLGNDVAKALLERHPELQDSFLPEIGSIVSAACLAHDLGNPPFGHSGEKAISTFFSEGKGVRLKEKQPNGEQLSPMEWEDLTHFEGNANAFRILTHQFEGRRKGGFVLTYSTLASIVKYPFSSSLAGTKSKFGFFVSEEESFQKIATELGLTLLNEHPLKYARHPLVYLVEAADDICYQMMDIEDAYKLKILTTEETKELLMTYFSEERQEHLRKTFLIVNDVNEQIAYLRSSVIGLLIRECTRVFLDHEQEILSGTFEGPLIKRIAERPAAAYQHSVKVSINKIYRSRDVLDIELAGFRIISTLLELMIDAVTSPEKAYSKLLIDRVSSQYNINSPVLYERIQAVLDYISGMTDVFALDLYRKINGNSLPAV is encoded by the coding sequence ATGATGAATTGGAAACAACTAATATCAGCGAAACGTTTCGGGATGGAAGAATTCCATGAAGAACGACAGGAAAACCGATCCGAATTCCAACGGGACTATGACCGTCTCATTTTTTCGGCTCCTTTCCGCAGATTACAGAACAAGACGCAAGTATTCCCTCTTCCGGGCAGCGTTTTTGTACACAACCGACTTACGCACAGTCTCGAAGTAGCCAGCGTTGGCCGTTCACTCGGAAACGATGTTGCCAAAGCACTTCTGGAACGCCATCCGGAACTTCAAGATTCTTTCCTGCCGGAGATCGGTTCTATCGTCTCGGCTGCTTGCTTGGCTCACGATTTAGGGAATCCGCCTTTCGGCCATTCAGGTGAAAAGGCTATTTCTACTTTCTTCTCTGAAGGGAAAGGAGTTCGTCTGAAAGAAAAGCAACCGAACGGAGAGCAACTTTCTCCGATGGAATGGGAAGATTTGACACATTTTGAAGGAAATGCAAATGCATTCCGAATACTGACACATCAGTTTGAAGGACGTCGCAAAGGCGGATTCGTCCTGACATATAGCACTCTGGCTTCTATCGTAAAATATCCCTTTTCATCGAGCCTTGCAGGAACCAAATCGAAGTTTGGATTCTTCGTCAGCGAAGAAGAAAGTTTCCAAAAAATAGCCACTGAATTAGGGCTGACTTTGCTCAACGAACATCCTTTGAAGTATGCACGCCACCCGCTAGTCTATTTAGTGGAAGCGGCAGACGATATTTGCTATCAGATGATGGATATTGAGGATGCATATAAGCTGAAGATTCTCACTACTGAGGAAACCAAAGAACTATTAATGACCTATTTCAGCGAAGAGCGACAGGAGCATCTCCGGAAAACATTCCTGATTGTCAACGATGTCAACGAGCAAATCGCCTACTTGCGTTCTTCCGTCATCGGTTTATTAATCCGGGAGTGTACCCGTGTCTTTTTAGATCATGAACAAGAAATACTGTCCGGCACGTTCGAAGGACCACTAATCAAGCGCATAGCCGAACGTCCGGCAGCAGCCTACCAACACAGCGTCAAAGTATCTATCAATAAAATCTACCGTTCACGGGACGTGCTGGATATCGAGTTAGCGGGATTCCGCATCATCAGTACCTTACTCGAATTGATGATAGACGCTGTAACCTCACCCGAAAAGGCTTATTCCAAACTCTTGATCGACCGAGTTTCCAGTCAATACAATATAAATTCGCCTGTACTCTATGAAAGAATACAGGCGGTACTTGACTATATATCGGGAATGACCGACGTCTTTGCTCTTGATCTTTATCGTAAAATTAACGGGAACAGTCTGCCTGCGGTGTAA